In Euphorbia lathyris chromosome 9, ddEupLath1.1, whole genome shotgun sequence, the following are encoded in one genomic region:
- the LOC136206088 gene encoding putative protease Do-like 14, whose amino-acid sequence MIHFLKKASISPSRRSLIRALVFAASGGGFLYANSNSDYKKLYIAFPIPAPLDASLSLPWQNLHCCINLHPSFLSSDLRHLGNLPLFSSRISPVDSPDINTEGSGITGESPKPCCGCLGRDTIANAAAKVGPAVVNLSVPHEFYGVTIGTSAGSGTIIDSDGTILTCAHVVVDIPGKRTTTKGKVEVTLQDGRRFDGTVLNVDLHSDIAIVKIKSETPLPMAKLGSSSRIRPGDWVLAMGCPLSLQNTVTAGIVSCVDRKSSDLGFGGMQREYLQTDCAVNAGNSGGPLINIDGEVVGVNILKLVSADGLGFSVPIDSVNKIIEHFQKSGRVVRPWLGLKMIDLNEMIIAQLKEGDAKFPNVDKGVLVPMVTPGSPADRAGFHPSDVVIEFDKKPVKSIKEIIEIMGDRVGVPMKVVVKRQNDVLVTLTVTPEEANPDM is encoded by the exons ATGATCCATTTTCTG AAAAAGGCTTCAATCTCCCCTAGCAGACGCTCTCTGATTCGTGCTTTAGTTTTTGCTGCTTCCGGCGGCGGATTTCTATATGCTAACAGTAATTCTGATTACA AAAAATTATATATAGCGTTTCCAATTCCAGCACCTTTGGATGCTTCTCTTTCGCTGCCATGGCAAAATCTACACTGCTGCATCAATTTACAtccttcttttctctcttctgaTCTCCGGCACTTAG GCAATCTTCCATTGTTTTCTTCTAGAATTAGTCCTGTGGATTCACCAGACATAAACACTGAGGGTTCTGGTATTACGGGAGAGAGTCCAAAACCATGCTGTGGATGCTTAGGCAGGGACACTATAGCCAATGCAGCTGCTAAGGTTGGTCCTGCTGTTGTCAATCTTTCTGTTCCACACG AATTCTATGGAGTTACTATTGGAACAAGCGCAGGATCTGGTACCATTATTgattctgatggcactattttgACATGTGCTCATGTTGTAGTAGATATTCCAGGCAAGCGAACTACTACCAAAGGAAAG GTAGAAGTGACCTTGCAAGATGGTCGGAGATTTGACGGCACAGTACTCAATGTTGATTTACATTCTGATATTGCTATTGTAAAGATAAAGTCTGAAACTCCACTGCCTATGGCGAAGCTTGGTTCTTCTAGTAGGATTCGTCCTGGGGATTGGGTGCTAGCTATGGGCTGCCCGCTTTCCCTTCAAAATACTGTTACAGCTGGTATTGTGAG CTGTGTAGACCGAAAAAGCAGCGATCTGGGCTTTGGAGGCATGCAAAGAGAGTACTTACAGACAGATTGTGCTGTTAATGCG GGAAATTCGGGTGGGCctcttattaatattgatgGAGAAGTTGTTGGTGTTAATATCCTGAAACTAGTGTCTGCAGATGGATTGGGTTTTTCTGTACCAATCGACTCAGTGAATAAAATCATAGAACATTTTCAGAAAAGTGG AAGAGTTGTTAGACCTTGGCTTGGCTTGAAGATGATAGATCTTAATGAGATGATCATTGCTCAACTTAAAGAGGGAGATGCCAAATTCCCCAATGTTGACAAAGGTGTTCTTGTACCCATG GTAACACCAGGATCCCCTGCTGACCGTGCTGGATTCCATCCCAGCGATGTTGTCATTGAATTTGACAAGAAGCCTGTTAAAAGCATCAAGGAG ATTATCGAAATTATGGGAGACAGGGTTGGGGTTCCTATGAAAGTAGTTGTGAAGAGGcaaaatgatgttttagttaCGTTGACTGTTACTCCAGAAGAGGCAAATCCGGATATGTGA